The following coding sequences lie in one Fundidesulfovibrio magnetotacticus genomic window:
- a CDS encoding UTP--glucose-1-phosphate uridylyltransferase: MIMDCMKTADPSMIEMFRPFGLKMEEQGIPPIVINVFKCYYARLLYGAQGKLSEEELLPLSERDVPHYEDLASYTDVGRQAMAHAVVIKLNGGLGTSMGLEKAKSLITVKDNMTFLDLILGQMKVLRERYGKPLPLLFMNSFKTHLDTMLKVQGFDNGTTGLPMAFLQHRYPKILHKDLAPATWPGNPELEWNPPGHGDLYTALITSKVLRKLLDRGFHYAFISNSDNLGAVMDERLLGYMAREGAPFLMEVAGRTTSDRKGGHLARLRNSGRLALREIAQCLERDVDAFQDIEKHRFFNTNSIWIDLRAMEKVFVANGMMPLDLILNPKTLDPRDHKSPAVIQIETAMGSAVSAFESALAVKVPRTRFAPVKTTSDLLVVMSDCYQVSPDKTVVPSPAVTGHMPVVHLDARHYKKIDDFTARFPHGAPSLTACERLDVKGDVLFQAGVRISGKTHVVNASEAQAVVAEGTALSGEVGL; encoded by the coding sequence GACCGCCGACCCCTCCATGATCGAGATGTTCCGCCCCTTCGGCCTGAAGATGGAGGAGCAGGGCATCCCGCCCATCGTCATCAACGTCTTCAAGTGCTATTACGCGCGCCTGCTCTACGGCGCGCAGGGAAAGCTTTCCGAGGAGGAGCTGCTGCCGCTCTCCGAGCGCGACGTGCCCCACTACGAAGATCTGGCCTCCTACACCGACGTGGGCAGACAGGCCATGGCCCACGCGGTGGTCATCAAGCTCAACGGCGGCCTGGGCACCTCCATGGGCCTGGAGAAGGCCAAGAGCCTGATCACCGTGAAGGACAACATGACCTTCCTGGACCTGATCCTGGGCCAGATGAAGGTGCTGCGCGAGCGCTACGGCAAGCCGCTGCCCCTCCTGTTCATGAACAGCTTCAAGACGCACCTGGACACCATGCTCAAGGTGCAGGGCTTCGACAACGGCACAACGGGCCTGCCCATGGCCTTCCTGCAGCACCGCTACCCCAAGATTCTCCATAAGGACCTGGCCCCCGCCACCTGGCCCGGCAACCCCGAGCTGGAGTGGAACCCGCCCGGCCACGGCGACCTCTACACCGCGCTGATCACCTCCAAGGTGCTGCGCAAGCTTCTGGACCGGGGCTTCCACTACGCCTTCATCTCCAACTCGGACAACCTGGGCGCGGTGATGGACGAGCGCCTGCTGGGCTACATGGCCCGCGAGGGCGCGCCCTTCCTGATGGAGGTGGCCGGACGCACCACCTCGGACCGCAAGGGCGGACACCTGGCGCGCCTGCGCAACAGCGGCCGCCTGGCCCTGCGCGAGATCGCCCAGTGCCTGGAGCGCGACGTGGACGCCTTCCAGGACATCGAGAAGCACCGCTTCTTCAACACCAACTCCATCTGGATCGACCTGCGCGCCATGGAAAAGGTCTTCGTGGCCAACGGCATGATGCCCCTGGACCTGATCCTCAACCCCAAGACCCTGGACCCGCGCGACCACAAATCCCCCGCCGTCATCCAGATCGAGACGGCCATGGGCTCGGCCGTGTCGGCCTTCGAGTCCGCCCTGGCGGTGAAGGTGCCGCGCACGCGCTTCGCCCCGGTGAAGACCACCTCGGACCTGCTGGTGGTGATGAGCGACTGCTACCAGGTGAGCCCGGACAAGACCGTGGTCCCCTCCCCGGCCGTAACCGGGCACATGCCCGTGGTGCACCTGGACGCGCGCCACTACAAGAAAATCGACGACTTCACCGCGCGCTTCCCCCACGGCGCGCCCTCGCTCACGGCGTGCGAGCGCCTGGACGTGAAGGGCGACGTGCTCTTCCAGGCCGGGGTGAGGATTTCGGGCAAGACGCACGTGGTGAACGCGTCCGAGGCGCAGGCCGTGGTGGCCGAAGGAACGGCGCTCTCGGGCGAGGTGGGGCTCTAG
- a CDS encoding winged helix-turn-helix domain-containing protein, which produces MRVLLVEDDPQAASYLLKGLKEQGLTAEHAADGREGLYKATAGGFDIIILDRMLPGMDGLSILKAVRAAGDTTPVLVLSALSDVDARVEGLRAGGDDYLTKPFAFAELMARVEALARRGRAEKPLTVLRVDGLELDLTARTVKREGRPIDLKPKEFALLEYFMRHAGQVVTRTMLLERVWDYAFDPQTNVIDVHVSRLRGKIDKDFEKPLLHTVRGAGYMLRDPAETP; this is translated from the coding sequence GTGCGCGTGCTCCTGGTGGAGGACGACCCCCAGGCCGCGTCGTACCTGCTCAAGGGCCTCAAGGAGCAGGGCCTCACGGCCGAGCACGCCGCCGACGGGCGCGAGGGGCTCTACAAGGCCACGGCGGGCGGCTTCGACATCATCATCCTGGACCGTATGCTCCCGGGCATGGACGGCCTCTCCATCCTCAAGGCCGTGCGCGCCGCCGGGGACACCACCCCCGTGCTGGTGCTCTCGGCCCTCTCCGACGTGGACGCCCGCGTGGAGGGCCTGCGCGCCGGCGGGGACGACTACCTCACCAAGCCCTTCGCCTTCGCGGAACTGATGGCCCGCGTGGAGGCCCTGGCGCGCCGGGGCCGCGCGGAAAAGCCCCTCACGGTGCTGCGCGTGGACGGCCTGGAGCTGGACCTGACCGCGCGCACCGTGAAGCGCGAGGGCAGACCCATCGACCTCAAGCCCAAGGAGTTCGCGCTGCTCGAATACTTCATGCGCCACGCCGGGCAGGTGGTCACGCGGACCATGCTCCTGGAACGCGTCTGGGACTACGCCTTCGACCCCCAGACCAACGTCATCGACGTCCACGTCTCGCGCCTGCGCGGCAAGATCGACAAGGACTTCGAGAAGCCCCTGCTGCACACCGTGCGCGGCGCGGGATACATGCTGCGTGATCCGGCCGAAACTCCTTAA
- a CDS encoding sensor histidine kinase, with protein sequence MIRPKLLKTFSFRLALWYVALFAGSATVVFAFIWWAAVTFMVGQTDDSIESEIWNLAEQYDERGLAALSMQISTRQRSEGSRSNIYLLADRDLHYLAGNMRQWPKGVTPRGFPEWHTIRVTSELDGRSTDARVRVITLMGKVHLLVGRELSDVLRARAIMASAMAVGLLVTVVMGLVWGNVMTRKLLERLEAINSASQEIMGGALSRRIPVSGAGDEFDRLAANLNDMLDRIGELLDTVRQVSDNIAHDLRSPLTRLRSRLELALLEKPDPGTQRHAMEEAIAQAESIIATFNALLTIARAESAAAKAETQDIDLSALVRDAAELYEPLGEDKGLEMRVEVADALTLTGNRHLLSQAVANLLDNAVKYTPEGGTILVRAARMGDGAIALRVADTGPGIPEEERANVLRRFYRLDQSRGTPGSGLGLSLVAAVARLHGARMELSDAGPGLAVELRFPGRG encoded by the coding sequence GTGATCCGGCCGAAACTCCTTAAGACCTTCAGCTTCCGGCTGGCGCTGTGGTACGTGGCCCTTTTCGCGGGCTCGGCCACGGTGGTCTTCGCCTTCATCTGGTGGGCCGCCGTGACCTTCATGGTGGGCCAGACGGACGACAGCATCGAGTCGGAAATCTGGAACCTGGCCGAGCAGTACGACGAGCGCGGCCTGGCCGCGCTCTCCATGCAGATCTCCACGCGCCAGCGCAGCGAGGGCTCGCGCTCCAACATCTACCTACTGGCCGACCGCGACCTGCACTACCTGGCGGGCAACATGCGCCAGTGGCCCAAAGGGGTGACGCCCCGGGGGTTCCCCGAATGGCACACCATCCGCGTCACCTCGGAGCTGGACGGGCGCTCCACCGACGCCCGCGTGCGCGTGATCACCCTCATGGGCAAGGTGCACCTGCTGGTGGGGCGCGAACTCTCAGACGTGCTGCGCGCACGGGCCATCATGGCCTCGGCCATGGCCGTGGGCCTGCTGGTCACGGTGGTCATGGGCCTGGTATGGGGCAACGTGATGACGCGCAAGCTCCTGGAGCGTCTGGAGGCCATCAACAGCGCCAGCCAGGAGATCATGGGCGGCGCGCTCTCGCGGCGCATCCCCGTCTCGGGCGCGGGCGACGAGTTCGACCGCCTGGCCGCCAACCTCAACGACATGCTCGACCGCATCGGGGAACTGCTGGACACCGTGCGCCAGGTCTCGGACAACATCGCCCACGACCTGCGCAGCCCGCTCACAAGGCTGCGCTCGCGCCTGGAGCTGGCCCTGCTGGAGAAGCCCGACCCCGGGACCCAGCGCCACGCCATGGAGGAGGCCATCGCCCAGGCCGAATCCATCATCGCCACGTTCAACGCCCTGTTGACCATCGCGCGGGCCGAGTCGGCGGCGGCCAAGGCCGAGACCCAGGACATCGACCTCTCCGCCCTGGTGCGCGACGCGGCCGAACTCTACGAGCCCCTGGGCGAGGACAAGGGCCTGGAGATGCGCGTGGAGGTGGCGGACGCCCTGACGCTCACGGGCAACCGGCACCTGCTCTCCCAGGCCGTGGCCAACCTGCTGGACAACGCCGTGAAATACACGCCCGAGGGCGGGACGATCCTGGTGCGGGCCGCACGCATGGGAGACGGGGCCATCGCGCTGCGCGTGGCGGACACGGGCCCGGGCATCCCGGAGGAAGAGCGCGCCAACGTGCTCCGTCGCTTCTACCGTCTGGACCAGAGCCGGGGCACGCCGGGCTCGGGCCTGGGGCTCTCGCTGGTGGCGGCGGTGGCGCGGCTGCACGGGGCGCGCATGGAGCTCTCCGACGCCGGGCCGGGGCTGGCGGTGGAGTTGCGGTTTCCGGGGAGGGGGTGA